A window of Deltaproteobacteria bacterium genomic DNA:
GCAGTGTGGCGCGCTCGGCCGCCGCCGCGGCGGTCTCCGCTGCCACCGCGCGCGCCGGCACGCGAAACTCCTGTATCAGCGCCACGGTCGCCAGTGCCAGGCTTGGGATGCCCACGGCCAGGGGGAACAGCGCGGCCTGCGTTTCGATGGCGCCGAAGCCGTAGAGGGCCTCATACACCACGTAGACGAACAGGGCGACGAAGAAACCGGCGAAGAGAGTCCGCTCCGACTTGGACGCCTCTCCCGCTTCCTCCGGACCGGCGCCCTCGTAACCCTCGACGAGCGTTCCTCCCCTTTCCGCTTCCACCCGCCGGCGCTGCCTGTACCCCTGCCACAGCGGGTAGAGCAGCGCTCCGGCGATCAAGAGCCCGATGACGATCACCCCGGGCCGTGTCACCCAGCTCATGCCGTAGATCTTGGAGGTGAGGAACAGGTTGTTGTCGGCGATGCCCCCCAGCACGAGCCCCAGCAGCAACGGAGGACGTTGCCAGTCATTGCGCATCATCAGCCAGCCCAACGCGCCGAACAGAAGCACCACGATCATGTCGCCGAAGCTGTTCTTGACCGCGAAGCCGCCCAGGAAGATGAGCAACAGCAGGAACGGGATGAGGAGGGTGCCCTTGACGAAGGTGATCCTGGCCAGCTGCTTGAGGAAGAGAAAGCAGACCGCCACCGTAACGATGTTGGAAAGCACGATGATCCAGACAAAGGAGAAGGTCAGGGTGAGGTGTTTCTGCGGATTCAGCAAATCCGGTCCGGGCACGATGCCCTGGATGATGAACGCCCCCAGCAGGATGGCCATGCCCACGCTTCCCGGTACGCCGAAGGCGATGGTGGGAACCAGCGACCCGCCTTCCTTCGAGTTGTTGGCGGCGCCGGGCCCCAACACTCCTTCCACCGCTCCCTGACCGAAAGGGGTCTGCTCCGAGGAGCCGCTCTGGACCGCGTGGGCGTAGGCCACCCACTGGGCGGGGCCGCCGCCCAGACCCGGTATCAGCCCGATGTAGGTGCCGATGGCGCTGCAGCGGAGCACCAGCTTCCACTGCCGGAAGGTGTCGCGAACGCCCTGCATCACTCCGCCCAGCGCGCCCGGCGTGTCCCGGGCGATGCTGCTTCCCTGAGTCCCCAGCTCGATGATCTCCGGGATGGCGAAGAGCCCCACGGTCACGGCCACCAGGGAGAGGCCGTCCCATAGGAACAGGACGTTTTCACTTCCGAGG
This region includes:
- a CDS encoding tripartite tricarboxylate transporter permease; the protein is MFDYFGSLFAGLGAVLPFTAAGQDPFIFMMIGIAIGFAVGILPGLGGATTLALMLPFIYKMDPTTAFAFLLGSHAVTATTGDITSVLFGVPGEGITAATIVDGHAMAKNGEAGRALGAALMSSLVGAIFGAFALALAIPIVQPLVLSIGAPEFLMLSLLGITFLASLSGGNIAKGLTAGGFGLVLAMVGLDAITSVSRYTLEPILGSENVLFLWDGLSLVAVTVGLFAIPEIIELGTQGSSIARDTPGALGGVMQGVRDTFRQWKLVLRCSAIGTYIGLIPGLGGGPAQWVAYAHAVQSGSSEQTPFGQGAVEGVLGPGAANNSKEGGSLVPTIAFGVPGSVGMAILLGAFIIQGIVPGPDLLNPQKHLTLTFSFVWIIVLSNIVTVAVCFLFLKQLARITFVKGTLLIPFLLLLIFLGGFAVKNSFGDMIVVLLFGALGWLMMRNDWQRPPLLLGLVLGGIADNNLFLTSKIYGMSWVTRPGVIVIGLLIAGALLYPLWQGYRQRRRVEAERGGTLVEGYEGAGPEEAGEASKSERTLFAGFFVALFVYVVYEALYGFGAIETQAALFPLAVGIPSLALATVALIQEFRVPARAVAAETAAAAAERATLRRRTLAIAGWTVGFFLMIWFLGFITASAVATLAYLKLGTGEKWGISVALAAVAWVFFFGLFDYGLHLPFPPGELFVWLGIA